In Phenylobacterium koreense, one DNA window encodes the following:
- a CDS encoding TetR/AcrR family transcriptional regulator: MTINRAPTKRFEQRKNAIVSSAVQVLNRKGVRGMTLADVAARLDLVPTGVVYYFKNKEDLAAACFLDGIGRFKELAAIGETGESVRERLKLFLDAYFDYRRRMLLGEADAIATFNDVRGLNHAPVNAAFVDMFRKIRSLLAGPETHGLSWPSLGARAHLLISEVLWAVVWLHRYDPDDFARVSHRVHSIMADGLLAPDSAWNPVALPSLIAESQETEASKELFLRAATQLINEQGYLGASVEKISARLNVTKGAFYHHHETKDELVVACFERTFDVMRRAIRQAEAASGDGFQTLATVATALVEYQMTGNAPLLRASALSSAPEALRPQLVAKFDRISDRFASLISDGVADGSLRPIDVNIAAQMLTAMINAAAELQNWAQGVTPHTAAALYVRPFFEGLLSRQA, from the coding sequence ATGACGATAAACCGCGCGCCGACAAAACGTTTCGAACAACGAAAGAACGCTATCGTTTCTTCGGCGGTGCAGGTACTCAACCGTAAGGGAGTCCGCGGGATGACCCTCGCGGACGTAGCGGCCCGACTGGATCTCGTTCCGACGGGAGTCGTCTACTACTTCAAGAACAAGGAAGACCTGGCGGCGGCCTGCTTCCTCGACGGGATCGGCCGTTTCAAGGAACTGGCCGCGATCGGCGAGACCGGGGAGAGCGTGCGGGAGCGCCTGAAGCTCTTCCTCGACGCCTATTTCGACTATCGCCGCCGGATGCTGCTCGGCGAGGCCGACGCCATCGCCACCTTCAACGATGTGCGCGGCCTCAATCACGCGCCGGTCAATGCGGCCTTTGTCGACATGTTCCGCAAGATCCGCAGCCTGCTGGCGGGACCCGAGACCCACGGGCTCTCGTGGCCGTCCCTCGGCGCCAGGGCGCATCTGCTGATCTCCGAGGTCCTGTGGGCAGTGGTCTGGCTGCATCGCTACGATCCCGACGACTTCGCCCGGGTCTCGCATCGCGTTCATTCGATCATGGCCGACGGTCTGCTGGCGCCGGACTCGGCCTGGAATCCGGTCGCCCTGCCAAGCCTGATCGCCGAGAGCCAGGAGACCGAGGCCTCGAAGGAGCTGTTCCTGCGCGCCGCCACCCAGCTCATCAACGAGCAGGGTTATCTGGGGGCTTCGGTCGAGAAGATCTCGGCGCGGCTCAACGTGACCAAGGGCGCCTTCTACCACCACCACGAGACCAAGGACGAACTGGTCGTCGCCTGCTTCGAGCGGACCTTCGACGTCATGCGCCGGGCGATCCGTCAGGCCGAGGCCGCTTCGGGCGACGGCTTCCAGACCTTAGCTACGGTTGCCACCGCCCTGGTGGAGTACCAGATGACCGGCAATGCGCCGCTGCTGCGGGCCTCGGCGCTGAGCTCGGCGCCCGAAGCCTTGCGCCCCCAACTTGTCGCCAAGTTCGACCGGATATCCGATCGCTTCGCCTCGCTGATCTCCGACGGGGTGGCCGATGGGTCCTTGCGGCCGATCGACGTGAACATCGCCGCCCAGATGCTGACCGCGATGATCAACGCCGCCGCCGAATTGCAGAACTGGGCGCAAGGGGTAACCCCGCACACCGCCGCGGCCCTCTATGTGCGGCCGTTCTTCGAAGGATTGCTCTCCCGCCAGGCGTAG